The Pseudophryne corroboree isolate aPseCor3 chromosome 2, aPseCor3.hap2, whole genome shotgun sequence genome has a segment encoding these proteins:
- the LOC135050747 gene encoding uncharacterized protein LOC135050747, with product MNPAMVEGVRGGVDSSRPAGFPEEEEPPRRRKKAGDKQSKRRPDDRPAQRTSPARRTSPARGPTPAQQVSTAARGPTPAQQASGARRSSPVRHRSPSHSLSPVHQTTSVRRLSPVRQTSAHRTSPVRHTPSATTPQDGRQTTAPARRSSPDLRISRSSGTVTEEPQDTTLVDPSPDLFESTGLTDETFLGFEDSRADVSSQTLEKSSDTRTSEAPGAAAPQDGEVVPRTSSGLASGIGSYFRPDLLLQESSEDDEVEVQQAAVATSLSAQMQVVADVQEGQNPSTVQRVHTLASEMTSRQDTYTNVVGSRLDNIERTMEKMSNSLLEMQKALADSSATMLKVRMQDHRENMDVLHILAESMGRLVENTTCLAHSNTNMSESHRQSSSSQQLIATTLQMIYDKLPEPAHQHADDPPFPPSQATRTPRTLPQLPSQYRQSQMYQGYTGMYPTHQMPPPPAATSTAAWAQRPSQRTTQPPRTSTPHPHEEHQDPDRLPP from the exons atgaaccctgccatggtcgaaggagttcgcggaggtgtggactctagccgtcctgctggctttcccgaggaggaagaaccgcccagaagacggaagaaggcgggagataagcagtccaaaaggaggcctgatg acaggcctgcccagaggacatcacctgcgcgcaggacatcgccagcgcgcggaccgaCACCTGCGCAGCAGGTATCTACAGCAGCGCGCGGGCcgacacctgcgcagcaagcatcaggagcgcgcagatcttcacctgtgcgccacagatcGCCATCGCacagtttgtcacctgtgcaccagacgacgtcggtgcgcagactatcacctgtgcgccagacatcagcgcacagaacttcacctgtgcgccatacaccgtcggcgaccacaccacaagatgggcgccaaactacagctcctgcgcgcaggtcaTCACCAGATCTTCgtatctccaggagctctgggactgtgactgaagagcctcaagacacaacccttgtggacccatcacccgatctgtttgagtctacagggttaacagacgagacttttcttgggtttgaggacagccgtgcagacgtatccagccagacccttgaaaagtcttcagatacgaggacaagtgaagctcctggagcagcggcaccacaggatggagaag tggtgccacggaccagcagtggACTAGCTTCGGGaattggttcctacttcaggccggatctcctcctacaggagtcgtcagaggatgacgaggtggaagtgcagcaggctgcagttgctacatccctgt ctgcccaaatgcaagtggtggcagacgtccaggaagggcagaatccctcaactgttcagagggttcacaccctggcatcggagatgacttcccgccaggatacgtacacaaatgtcgttggaagcagactggacaacattgagaggacaatggagaagatgtcaaacagtctgcttgaaatgcagaaggctcttgccgacagctcgGCCACAATGCTAAAGGTCAGAATGCAAGATCATAGGGAGAATATGGACGTCCTTCACATTCTGGCTGAATCCATGGGCCGGCTCGTGGAGAACACAACATGTCTGGCACACAGCAAtaccaacatgtcggagagccatcgacaatcctcatccagccaacagctcatcgcaaccacactgcagatgatctatgacaagctcccagaaccagctcatcaacacgctgatgatccaccatttccgccgtcacaagccacaaggacgcctcgtacccttcctcaactaccatcccagtacagacagtcacagatgtaccagggatatacagggatgtaccccacccaccagatgcctccaccaccggccgccacatctacagccgcatgggcacagaggcccagtcaacgcactacccagcctcccaggacatcgacaCCCCACCCTCACGAGGAACaccaggatccggacagacttccaccataa